One stretch of Arachis duranensis cultivar V14167 chromosome 1, aradu.V14167.gnm2.J7QH, whole genome shotgun sequence DNA includes these proteins:
- the LOC107475817 gene encoding ferredoxin--NADP reductase, root isozyme, chloroplastic-like: MIIMQVRLIDVIPPGENPKKPGSPHNVRLYSIALMRYGDNFDGKTTSLCVRCAVYYDPDTAKEDPSKQGVCSNFLCNSKPGDKIKITGPSGKIMLLPEDDPNATHIMIATGTGVAPFRGYLRRMFMESVPKFKFGGLAWLFLGVANTDSLLYDDEFTKYHKDYPDNFRYEKALNREQKNRSGSKMYVQDKTEEYRDEIFKLLDNGAHIYFCGLKGMMPGIQDTLKKVAEQRGENWEDKLSQLKKNKQWHVEVY; this comes from the coding sequence ATGATTATAATGCAAGTACGATTGATTGATGTCATTCCACCTGGAGAAAATCCAAAGAAACCTGGAAGTCCCCATAATGTTCGGCTATATTCAATTGCTTTGATGAGGTATGGAGACAATTTTGATGGCAAAACCACCAGCTTGTGTGTGCGCTGTGCTGTTTATTATGATCCTGACACTGCAAAGGAAGATCCTTCTAAGCAAGGTGTTTGCAGCAACTTTTTGTGCAACTCCAAGCCTGGAGACAAAATTAAGATCACAGGGCCTTCTGGGAAGATCATGCTTTTGCCTGAGGATGATCCAAATGCGACACATATAATGATTGCCACCGGCACTGGTGTAGCTCCATTTAGGGGCTATCTACGTCGAATGTTTATGGAGTCAGTTCctaaatttaagtttggtggaCTAGCCTGGCTCTTCCTCGGTGTTGCCAATACCGATAGTCTTCTGTATGATGACGAATTCACCAAATACCATAAGGACTATCCAGACAACTTCCGCTATGAAAAGGCTCTCAACAGAGAGCAGAAGAACAGGAGCGGAAGCAAGATGTATGTTCAGGATAAGACTGAGGAATATCGCGATGAGATCTTCAAACTTCTCGACAACGGGGCTCACATTTACTTCTGTGGTCTAAAGGGGATGATGCCTGGAATCCAAGATACCCTGAAGAAGGTTGCAGAGCAAAGAGGAGAAAATTGGGAAGATAAGCTTTCACAACTTAAGAAGAACAAACAATGGCATGTCGAAGTCTACTGA
- the LOC127745536 gene encoding kinetochore protein NDC80 homolog codes for MLEDDVKKFNLLIEDVGRKIEEMVKVLAEKEKVLEAKERENHRVCEENRELRRMVEAQPVNARDVERMKRELQALEREIEVGELARNVWEDKSQELENSLSHEFKDLEALALDCNQELRRLKIGDDIQYQLNAKGTRLLRLWVLTVN; via the exons ATGCTAGAGGACGATGTGAAGAAGTTTAATCTTCTGATTGAGGATGTTGGGAGGAAGATTGAGGAGATGGTGAAGGTGCTGGCAGAGAAGGAGAAGGTTCTGGAGGCGAAGGAGCGGGAGAACCATAGGGTTTGCGAGGAGAACAGGGAACTAAGGAGGATGGTGGAGGCGCAGCCTGTTAATGCGAGGGATGTGGAGAGGATGAAGAGGGAGTTGCAGGCTTTGGAGAGGGAGATCGAGGTGGGCGAGCTTGCCAGGAATGTTTGGGAGGACAAGTCCCAGGAACTGGAGAATAGTCTTTCTCACGAGTTCAAGGACCTTGAGGCGCTTGCTTTGGATTGCAACCAAGAGCTGAGGAG GTTGAAGATCGGTGATGATATTCAGTATCAGTTGAATGCCAAGGGAACTAGGCTGCTGAGATTATGGGTTTTGACCGTAAATTGA